The proteins below come from a single Eucalyptus grandis isolate ANBG69807.140 chromosome 3, ASM1654582v1, whole genome shotgun sequence genomic window:
- the LOC104437383 gene encoding uncharacterized protein LOC104437383 isoform X1, producing the protein MEDCKKSPSDSLSCMDAIVLRLSESDPLFDKKKKLLQSKGYDVEVHIQLKNASHPKWARTTAEAMLQISRIMHLDEAELYFRKDDSCSPMGYYTQKNELEALNSMLSLVNSSFLDDTCSHKDVLQDLREATMQLICDFGDKNITESTVINSQNCDKENYLLQWGEKSGVKNRLQIAHIKGFGRGAIAVTDLKVGDVALEIPVSAIISEDAMKNTDMFPALEKVDGISTETMLLLWSMKERYNSSSTFKDYFDTLPEEFNTGLSFGINAIVALDGTLLLEELIQAKEHLRNQYDELFPALCEDHPDIFPPELYTWEQFLWACELWYSNSMKIQFADGALKTCLIPIAGFLNHSLYPHITQYGKVDSATNTLKFRMSRPCHAGEQCYLSYGNFSSSHLITFYGFMPQMDNPYDVIELDIDGSQDVCSDEFDASSGTTHMVRGTWFSDNHSIFHYGLPAPLLNHFRRAREDILDADSPLLEKLKIEIEILEDLSLTFSGMMENLSEVDSESRENMDWDVKLAEEYKNLQRRIISSILSSCYAGRKLVEDELCKSLAKDDGSPC; encoded by the exons ATGGAAGATTGCAAG AAAAGCCCCTCAGACAGTTTATCGTGCATGGATGCAATAGTTCTTAGACTCTCTGAAAGCGACCCTCTATTTGACAAAAAGAAG AAATTATTGCAAAGCAAGGGATATGATGTGGAAGTGCATATACAGCTCAAGAATGCTTCGCATCCCAAATGGGCACGCACTACTGCTGAAGCAATGCTGCAAATATCAAGAATTATGCACTTGGATGAG GCTGAACTCTATTTTCGCAAGGATGATAGCTGTTCACCCATGGGATACTACACCCAGAAAAATGAACTGGAAGCTCTAAATTCGATGCTTTCTCTTGTCAATAGCTCGTTTCTGGATGATACTTGCTCTCACAAGGATGTCCTGCAAGATTTGCGGGAAGCAACTATGCAGCTGATCTGTGACTTTGGGGATAAGAACATTACAGAATCCACAGTCATCAACTCCCAGAATTGTGACAAGGAAAACTATCTATTACAGTGGGGTGAAAAAAGTGGTGTAAAAAACAGGTTGCAGATAGCTC ATATCAAGGGGTTTGGAAGGGGGGCCATTGCTGTCACAGATCTAAAAGTTGGAGACGTTGCTTTAGAGATTCCTGTCTCTGCCATTATTAGTGAGGACGCTATGAAGAATACTGACATG TTTCCCGCATTGGAAAAAGTTGATGGCATTTCAACAGAGACAATGCTCTTACTCTGGAGTATGAAGGAGAGATACAATTCTTCTTCAACATTCAAGGATTACTTTGACACATTGCCAGAGGAATTTAACACAG GATTGAGCTTCGGCATCAATGCAATTGTAGCTTTGGACGGGACACTGTTGTTAGAAGAACTAATCCAAGCAAAAGAG CATTTGAGGAATCAATATGACGAACTTTTTCCTGCATTGTGTGAAGATCACCCTGACATATTTCCTCCAGAGCTTTATacatgggaacaatttttatgGGCTTGCGAACTTTGGTATTCTAACAGCATGAAAATTCAGTTTGCTGATGGAGCACTCAAGACTTGCCTAATCCCCATTGCTGGATTTCTTAACCATTCG CTGTATCCACATATCACGCAGTATGGCAAAGTTGATTCTGCAACAAACACTTTGAAGTTTCGCATGTCTAGACCATGTCACGCAGGAGAACAGTGCTATCTTAGTTATGGGAACTTCTCCAGTTCGCATCTAATTACCTTTTATGGGTTCATGCCTCAAATGGATAACCCGTATGACGTCATTGAACTGG ATATAGATGGTTCTCAGGATGTTTGTTCTGATGAATTTGACGCATCCAGTGGCACAACTCATATGGTGAGGGGTACTTGGTTTTCAGATAACCATAGCATCTTCCATTATGGCCTGCCAGCTCCATTGCTGAACCATTTTAGAAGAGCTCGGGAAGATATCCTGGATGCTGATTCTCCT CTGCTGGAGAAGCTAAAGATAGAAATTGAGATTCTTGAGGACCTCTCCTTGACTTTCAGTGGGATGATGGAAAACCTTAGTGAGGTGGATAGTGAGTCCAG GGAGAACATGGATTGGGATGTGAAGCTCGCAGAAGAGtacaaaaatcttcaaaggagGATAATTTCCTCGATTTTGAGCTCATGTTATGCGGGTCGCAAGTTGGTTGAGGACGAACTTTGTAAATCTTTGGCCAAGGACGACGGCAGCCCTTGTTAG
- the LOC104437383 gene encoding N-lysine methyltransferase SETD6 isoform X2, whose translation MEDCKKSPSDSLSCMDAIVLRLSESDPLFDKKKKLLQSKGYDVEVHIQLKNASHPKWARTTAEAMLQISRIMHLDEAELYFRKDDSCSPMGYYTQKNELEALNSMLSLVNSSFLDDTCSHKDVLQDLREATMQLICDFGDKNITESTVINSQNCDKENYLLQWGEKSGVKNRLQIAHIKGFGRGAIAVTDLKVGDVALEIPVSAIISEDAMKNTDMFPALEKVDGISTETMLLLWSMKERYNSSSTFKDYFDTLPEEFNTGLSFGINAIVALDGTLLLEELIQAKEHLRNQYDELFPALCEDHPDIFPPELYTWEQFLWACELWYSNSMKIQFADGALKTCLIPIAGFLNHSLYPHITQYGKVDSATNTLKFRMSRPCHAGEQCYLSYGNFSSSHLITFYGFMPQMDNPYDVIELDIDGSQDVCSDEFDASSGTTHMVRGTWFSDNHSIFHYGLPAPLLNHFRRAREDILDADSPV comes from the exons ATGGAAGATTGCAAG AAAAGCCCCTCAGACAGTTTATCGTGCATGGATGCAATAGTTCTTAGACTCTCTGAAAGCGACCCTCTATTTGACAAAAAGAAG AAATTATTGCAAAGCAAGGGATATGATGTGGAAGTGCATATACAGCTCAAGAATGCTTCGCATCCCAAATGGGCACGCACTACTGCTGAAGCAATGCTGCAAATATCAAGAATTATGCACTTGGATGAG GCTGAACTCTATTTTCGCAAGGATGATAGCTGTTCACCCATGGGATACTACACCCAGAAAAATGAACTGGAAGCTCTAAATTCGATGCTTTCTCTTGTCAATAGCTCGTTTCTGGATGATACTTGCTCTCACAAGGATGTCCTGCAAGATTTGCGGGAAGCAACTATGCAGCTGATCTGTGACTTTGGGGATAAGAACATTACAGAATCCACAGTCATCAACTCCCAGAATTGTGACAAGGAAAACTATCTATTACAGTGGGGTGAAAAAAGTGGTGTAAAAAACAGGTTGCAGATAGCTC ATATCAAGGGGTTTGGAAGGGGGGCCATTGCTGTCACAGATCTAAAAGTTGGAGACGTTGCTTTAGAGATTCCTGTCTCTGCCATTATTAGTGAGGACGCTATGAAGAATACTGACATG TTTCCCGCATTGGAAAAAGTTGATGGCATTTCAACAGAGACAATGCTCTTACTCTGGAGTATGAAGGAGAGATACAATTCTTCTTCAACATTCAAGGATTACTTTGACACATTGCCAGAGGAATTTAACACAG GATTGAGCTTCGGCATCAATGCAATTGTAGCTTTGGACGGGACACTGTTGTTAGAAGAACTAATCCAAGCAAAAGAG CATTTGAGGAATCAATATGACGAACTTTTTCCTGCATTGTGTGAAGATCACCCTGACATATTTCCTCCAGAGCTTTATacatgggaacaatttttatgGGCTTGCGAACTTTGGTATTCTAACAGCATGAAAATTCAGTTTGCTGATGGAGCACTCAAGACTTGCCTAATCCCCATTGCTGGATTTCTTAACCATTCG CTGTATCCACATATCACGCAGTATGGCAAAGTTGATTCTGCAACAAACACTTTGAAGTTTCGCATGTCTAGACCATGTCACGCAGGAGAACAGTGCTATCTTAGTTATGGGAACTTCTCCAGTTCGCATCTAATTACCTTTTATGGGTTCATGCCTCAAATGGATAACCCGTATGACGTCATTGAACTGG ATATAGATGGTTCTCAGGATGTTTGTTCTGATGAATTTGACGCATCCAGTGGCACAACTCATATGGTGAGGGGTACTTGGTTTTCAGATAACCATAGCATCTTCCATTATGGCCTGCCAGCTCCATTGCTGAACCATTTTAGAAGAGCTCGGGAAGATATCCTGGATGCTGATTCTCCTGTATGa
- the LOC104439608 gene encoding pentatricopeptide repeat-containing protein At4g20740: protein MPPNHPPAPKPFKPYFFYGHRKPSQNRPVVYGGLFSSRKTIPARQSPRPTSPPAPFHLHRWDSDHRGPLPSPPPAPEPPSSLAASRRLSPIARFIVDAFRRNRGDWGPPVVAELCKLRRVTPSLVAEVLKAESNPTIASKFFAWAGRQKGYRHDYAAYNALAYCLNRNHKFRAADQVPELMDSQGKPPSEKQFEILIRMHADANRGLRLYYVYEKMKKFGVKPRVFLYNKIIDGLVRTDHLDLALSVYDDFRSDGLVEDSVTYMILIKGLCKAGKIDEMMELLAKMRANLCKPDVFAYTAMVKILVSEGYLDGCLGVWEEMKRDGVEADVMAYGTLVTGLCKGKRTDKAFELFKEMKAKGLLIDRATYGTLVESFVAGGKVESACGLLKDLIDSGYRPDLRIYNSLIEGLCSVKHVDKAHKLFFVTLQEDLQPDFGTVNPILVSYAEMRRMEDFSKLLMQMEKFGFSVINDLSSFFSSFVCVEERIPIALDVFRDLKVKGYCSVSIYNILMRALKKSGDVKLVMSLFDEMKNTQIEPDSLTYSIAIECLVALEEIKEACTCYNKIMEMSCLPSIDAYCSLAKGLSKIGEIDATMTLIRDCLASVMSGPMEFKYSLTILHATKSGQAEKVVEVLEEMVQEGFPPSDVAYSAVISGFCKHGTIEEARKVFSSMQERKLLRESDAIVYDDMLVEHMQKKTADLVLSGLKFFGLERKLKAKGCNLLPP, encoded by the coding sequence ATGCCGCCCAACCACCCTCCGGCGCCGAAGCCCTTCAAGCCGTACTTCTTCTACGGCCACCGCAAGCCCTCCCAGAACCGCCCCGTCGTCTACGGCGGCCTCTTCTCCTCCCGCAAGACCATCCCCGCTCGACAGAGCCCCAGACCCACGAGCCCGCCGGCTCCCTTCCACCTCCACAGATGGGACTCCGACCACCGCGGCCCCCTCCCGTCTCCGCCGCCGGCGCCCGAGCCTCCCTcctccctcgccgcctcccgccgcctcTCCCCAATCGCCCGCTTCATCGTCGACGCGTTCCGCCGGAACCGCGGCGACTGGGGCCCGCCCGTCGTCGCCGAGCTCTGCAAGCTCCGCCGCGTGACGCCCAGCCTCGTCGCGGAGGTGCTCAAGGCGGAGAGTAACCCCACGATCGCCTCCAAGTTCTTTGCTTGGGCAGGTAGGCAAAAGGGTTATAGGCACGACTATGCGGCCTACAATGCACTTGCTTATTGCTTGAATAGGAACCACAAGTTCCGAGCTGCTGACCAGGTGCCCGAGTTGATGGACTCGCAGGGGAAGCCGCCTAGTGAGAAGCAATTCGAGATTTTGATTAGGATGCATGCGGATGCCAATAGGGGGTTGAGGCTTTACTATGTGtatgagaagatgaagaagttcGGCGTGAAGCCGCGTGTGTTTTTGTATAACAAGATTATTGATGGGTTGGTGAGGACTGATCATTTGGATTTGGCATTGTCTGTTTACGATGATTTTAGGAGTGACGGGCTGGTTGAGGATAGCGTCACTTACATGATCCTGATAAAAGGTTTGTGTAAGGCAGGGAAAATTGATGAAATGATGGAGCTTTTGGCTAAAATGAGAGCAAACTTGTGTAAGCCGGATGTTTTTGCATATACAGCAATGGTTAAGATATTGGTTTCAGAAGGGTATTTAGACGGATGTTTAGGGGTGTGGGAGGAAATGAAGAGAGATGGTGTCGAGGCTGATGTTATGGCATATGGAACCTTGGTTACGGGATTGtgtaaaggaaagagaacgGACAAGGCCTTTGAGCTGTTCAAGGAGATGAAAGCAAAAGGTTTATTAATTGATCGGGCGACTTATGGCACATTAGTTGAGTCATTTGTTGCAGGTGGCAAAGTTGAATCTGCTTGTGGCTTGTTGAAGGATTTAATTGACTCAGGATATCGGCCTGACTTGCGGATCTATAACTCTCTCATCGAAGGCTTGTGTAGTGTCAAGCATGTTGATAAGGCTCACAAGCTTTTCTTTGTAACATTGCAGGAGGATCTCCAGCCAGATTTTGGGACAGTTAATCCCATTCTGGTTTCTTATGCTGAGATGAGAAGAATGGAGGATTTCAGCAAGTTGCTGATGCAGATGGAGAAGTTTGGATTTTCTGTGATAAATGATCTCTCCAGTTTCTTCTCATCTTTCGTTTGTGTGGAAGAGAGGATACCGATAGCTTTAGATGTTTTCAGGGACTTGAAGGTAAAAGGTTACTGCAGCGTGTCGATCTACAATATCTTGATGAGGGCTTTGAAAAAGTCTGGGGATGTGAAATTGGTAATGTCTCTATTTGATGAAATGAAGAACACCCAAATCGAGCCCGATTCCTTGACTTACAGTATCGCTATCGAATGTCTTGTTGCGCTCGAGGAAATAAAAGAGGCATGCACGTGTTATAATAAGATAATGGAGATGTCATGTCTCCCCTCTATAGATGCATATTGTTCTCTTGCTAAAGGACTCAGCAAAATTGGGGAGATTGATGCAACTATGACGCTCATCCGTGATTGCCTGGCCAGTGTTATGAGTGGACCCATGGAGTTCAAATACTCTCTGACGATTCTCCATGCAACTAAGTCAGGGCAGGCTGAGAAAGTGGTTGAGGTCCTGGAAGAGATGGTGCAAGAGGGCTTCCCTCCAAGTGATGTTGCATACTCTGCCGTCATCTCTGGATTTTGTAAGCATGGGACAATAGAAGAAGCTAGAAAAGTCTTTTCAAGTATGCAAGAGCGCAAGCTTTTGAGGGAATCAGATGCAATTGTTTACGATGACATGCTGGTTGAACACATGCAGAAGAAGACAGCAGACCTAGTTTTATCGGGACTGAAGTTCTTCGGtctggaaagaaaattgaaagcaaAGGGATGTAACTTGTTGCCTCCGTGA